TCAGCCGGAGGAGTGGTACAGATAGGCTTGACCCTGATGGCAGCTCGCTTCCCACATGCCAAAGGGAAAGCCACCGGCATTTATTACAGTGCAGGCAGCATTGCCACCTTCACAATCCCGCTGGTGACGGCCCATCTTTCACAAAGGAGCATCGCCGATATTATGTGGTTTGATACCGGTATTGCCGCCGTGGGTTTCCTGCTGGCGTTATTTATCGGCTATCGCAGTCGTCTCGAAACAAAACGTCAATTGCTGATATCACCTTTAGCGGAATAAGGCGGAATCCGCTACATGCAATATTGTTATCGCTGACTGCAATATAGTTTGTATAACGTCAATAACATCAGCAAAACGTCGCAGGAGAAGTGGGATTTCACACTTTCGTCTGCAAAATACCTGGTAATGAAAACGTCATGTTATGTAGTTCATGTCGTTGCACAGCCGTATATTAGTGAAAAATCGCCGGAGATAAAAATACTGGCGAAAACAGAATTAAATTAACCGGCAAGGAGCTTTGAAAAAATGTCACAGAATAAGGCCTTCAGTACGCCATTTTTCCTGGCGGTCATCTGTATTTATCTCAGCTATTTTCTCCACGGCATTAGCGTCATTACGCTGGCGCAAAATATGACCTCTCTCGCCGCTAAGTTTTCTACCGATAGCGCGGGGATCGCCTATTTAATTTCTGGTATCGGCCTGGGTCGTCTGGTCAGTATTCTGTTTTTTGGCGTCCTGTCGGATAAATTTGGTCGTCGGGCGATCATTCTGCTGGGCGCGGCGTTATACATTCTCTTTTTCTTCGGCATCCCTGCCAGTCCCAATCTGATGGTGGCCTTTGTGCTCGCCGTATGCGTTGGTGTAGCTAACTCTGCACTCGACACCGGAGGCTATCCGGCACTGATGGAATGTTTCCCGAAAGCGTCTGGCTCAGCGGTGATCCTGGTCAAGGCTATGGTCTCCTTCGGACAGATGCTCTATCCGATGCTGGTCGGCTATATGCTGCTCAACAATATCTGGTACGGCTATGGCGTGATCATTCCTGGCGTGCTGTTTGTGCTGATTACCCTGATGCTACTGCGCAGTAAATTCCCCGGCCAGTTGGTGGATGCCAGCGTCGCCAAAGAGTTGCCGCAGATGAACAGCAAACCGCTGGTCTGGCTGGAAGGGGTGGCTTCTGTCATGTTTGGCGTGGCCGCATTTTCTACCTTCTATGTCATCGTGGTCTGGATGCCGAAGTACGCCATGGCGTTCGCCGGAATGGAAGAAGCGGATGCGCTGAAAACCATCACGTATTACAGCCTGGGTTCACTGGTCTGCGTCTTTATATTTGCCGCACTGCTGAAAAAAATGGTTCGCCCCATCTGGGCTAATGTCTTTAATGCCGGACTGGCGACCGTGACCGCTGCCGTCATTTATCTCTGGCCGTCACCGCTGGTATGTAACGCGGGCGCGTTTGTGATTGGCTTCTCCGCAGCGGGCGGGATTTTACAGCTGGGCGTGTCGGTGATGTCGGAATTCTTTCCGAAGAGTAAAGCCAAAGTCACCAGCGTTTATATGATGATGGGCGGACTCGCGAATTTTGTTATTCCGCTGATTACCGGTTACCTCTCCACCATCGGCCTGCAATACATCATTTTACTGGATTTCGTTTTTGCCCTGTTGGCATTCATCACCGCCATTATCGTCTTTATTCGCTATTACCGGGTCTTCAATATTCCGCAAAACGATATCCGTCTGGGCGAACGTTATTTTTCAACAAAAAGTTAAGCGACAATTTAAGGAGTTATGTTATGGATGTAACCGCGAAATATGAACTGATCGGCTTAATGGCCTACCCCATCAGACACAGTCTGTCGCCTGAAATGCAAAATAAGGCGTTAGAGAAAGCCGGATTGCCGTTTACCTATATGGCCTTTGAGGTCGACAACAGCACCTTCGCGGGCGCTATCGAGGGGCTGAAAGCGTTAAAAATGCGCGGAACCGGCGTATCGATGCCTAATAAACAACTGGCCTGTGAGTTTGTAGATGAACTCACCCCTGCGGCGAAACTGGTGGGTGCCATTAATACTATCGTCAATGATGACGGTTATCTGCGCGGTTACAATACCGACGGCACAGGTCACATTCGCGCGATTAAAGAGAGTGGCTTCGATATCAGGGGTAAAACGATGGTATTACTGGGTGCCGGTGGTGCATCTACTGCCATCGGGGCGCAGGCGGCCATTGAGGGAATCAAAGAGATTAAACTCTTTAACCGTAATGATGAGTTCTTCCAGAAAGCGCTGGATTTCGCCAGGCGAGTGAATGAAAACACGGACTGCGTAGTGACAGTGACGGACCTTGCCGACCAGCAGGCCTTTGCGGACGCGCTGGCGACGGCGGATATTCTCACCAACGGCACCAAAGTCGGTATGAAGCCGTTAGAGAATGAATCCATCGTCAGCGACGCAAGTCTGCTACGTCCGGAACTGCTGGTCACCGAATGCGTTTACAACCCACATATGACGAAGTTACTGCAACAGGCGCAACAAGCCGGTTGCAAAACAATCGATGGTTACGGCATGTTGTTGTGGCAAGGTGCTGAACAGTTCAAACTGTGGACCGGAAAAGATTTCCCGCTGGAATACGTAAAACAGGTGATGGGGTTTGCGGCCTGACGGCCAGGAACTAAGACTGATAAAAGGTATTAAATGAAAACCGTAACCGTAAAAAACCTCGTGATTGGCGAAGGGGCTCCAAAAATAATCGTCTCGCTGATGGGCAAAGATATCGCCAGCGTCCGTTCAGAAGCGCAGGCCTATCGTGACGCGGATTTCGACATTCTGGAGTGGCGCGTTGACCATTTCACCGATGTTGCCTCTGCCGATGCCGTGCTGGAGGCTATCCGCGCGATCCGTGCCGAGATGCCTGTAACTCCCCTGCTGTTTACCTTCCGCAGCGCGAATGAAGGGGGTGAACAAGCTATTTCGACTGAGGCCTATATCGCACTGAATCGCGCGGCTGTCGACAGCGGTCTGGTGGATATGATCGATCTCGAACTGTTTACCGGTGATGAGCTGGTCAAGGCGACGGTTGACTATGCGCACAGCAAAAACGTCAACGTGATCATGTCCAACCATGATTTCCACAAGACGCCAGCAGAAGAAGAGATCGTGTCACGACTGCGCAAAATGCAGGAGCTGGGAGCCGATATTCCGAAGATCGCCCTGATGCCCCAGAGCCGTAGCGATGTTCTGACGCTGCTTTCCGCCACGCTGAAAATGCAGGAGCAGTACGCTGATCGTCCGGTGATCACCATGTCGATGTCGAAAACCGGTGTGATTTCGCGCCTGGCGGGTGAAGTCTTTGGTTCTGCCGCGACCTTTGGCGCGGTTAAAAAGGCCTCTGCGCCCGGACAAATATCCGTTAGCGACCTGCGTACGGTATTAACGATTTTACATCAGGCTTAATACGTTAAATAAAGGCGGGACGGTTTTCTCCCGCCGTAGAATATAAATTTCGCCCCACAATGAATATTTCACATGAATATTCAGCGAACCCCTGCGCCTGAATGTCTCTGCGTAGGGTTTCTGCCGGGCACCCAGGAGTTAATATGAAACCTGAAAGACCACCACGCGTTAATGGTCGCGTGCCTGTGCTCTCGGCCCAGGACGCGGTGAATTATATTAAAGATGAAGATGTATTATGTATATTAGGCGCTGGCGGCGGCATTCTGGAAGCCACCACCTTAATTACCGCATTAGCCGATAAATATAAACAAACGCAAACGCCGCGTAATTTATCAATTATCAGTCCGACCGGTCTGGGCGACCGCGCCGATCGCGGCATCAGTCCTCTGGCCCAGGAAGGGCTGGTGAAATGGGCTCTGTGCGGACACTGGGGCCAGTCGCCGCGCATTTCAGATTTAGCGGAACAGAATAAAATTGCCGCCTATAACTATCCGCAGGGCGTGCTGACTCAGGCGCTGCGCGCTTCAGCCGCCCACCAGCCAGGGATCCTCAGCGATATCGGGATTGGTACGTTCGTTGACCCGCGTCAACAGGGTGGCAAGCTCAATGAGGTCACTAAAGAAGATCTCATCAAGCTGGTGGAGATTGATAACAAAGAATACCTCTACTACAAAGCGATTGCGCCCACCGTGGCGTTTATCCGCGCCACCACCTGCGACAGCGAAGGCTACGCCTCGTTTGAAGATGAGGTGATGTATCTCGACGCGCTGGTGCTCGCTCAGGCGGTACACAACCACGGCGGCATCGTCATGATGCAGGTGCAGAAGATGGTCAAGAAAGCCACGCTGCATCCCAAATCCGTGCGTATTCCCGGTTATCTGGTGGATATCGTGGTTGTCGATCCTGACCAGACGCAACTGTACGGCGGCGCGCCGGTGAACCGTTTTATCTCAGGCGATTTCACCCTCGACGACAGCACTCAACTCTCCCTGCCCCTCAACCAGCGCAAACTGGTTGCCCGCCGTGCTCTGTATGAGATGCGTAAAGGCGCAGTGGGCAACGTCGGCGTCGGCATTGCGGATGGCATTGGGCTGGTGGCCCGAGAAGAAGGCTGTGCGGATGACTTTGTGCTGACCGTCGAAACCGGCCCCGTTGGCGGTATCACCTCACAGGGGGTAGCCTTCGGTGCAAACGTCAACACCCGCGCCATTCTTGATATGACCTCGCAGTTTGACTTCTACCACGGTGGAGGACTGGACGTTTGCTATCTGAGCTTTGCGGAAGTCGACCGTCACGGCAACGTCGGGGTACATAAATTCAATGGCAAAATCATGGGCACCGGCGGCTTTATCGATATCAGCGCCACCTCGAAGAAAATTGTTTTCTGCGGCACGCTAACCGCCGGCAGTCTGAAAACAGAGGTCGCCGACGGTAAATTAACCATCGTCCAGGAAGGCCGGGTGAATAAATTCATCAGCGAATTGCCGGAAATAACCTTCAGCGGAAAGATCGCGCTCGAGCGTGGGCTGGACGTGCGTTATATCACCGAACGCGCGGTATTTACGCTAAAAGAGGACGGTCTGCATCTTATTGAAATTGCCCCTGGGGTGGATCTGGAGCGCGATATTCTGGCCAAAATGGATTTCGCTCCGGTTATTTCGCCAGACCTGAAACTGATGGATGAAAGATTATTTATCGACGCCACCATGGGTTTTGAACTGCCGGAAGCGGCTAATTAAAAGGAGTACGATGATGGACTTTTCTTTAACCGAAGAGCAAGAGCTGCTGCTTGCCAGTATTCGGGAACTGATCACCAGCAATTTTCCGGAAGAATATTTCCGTACCTGCGATCAGACGGCGACCTACCCCAGAGAATTTATGCGCGCGTTGGCCGATAACGGTATTTCCATGCTGGGCGTACCGGAAGAGTTCGGCGGTATTCCGGCAGACTACGTGACACAAATGCTGGCCCTGATGGAGGTGTCAAAATGCGGCGCTCCGGCCTTTTTGATCACCAACGGTCAGTGTATTCACAGCATGCGTCGTTTCGGCTCGCCGGAACAACTGCGGAAAACGGCGGAAAGTACGCTGGAGACCGGTGACCCGGCCTATGCGCTGGCGTTAACCGAGCCGGGGGCGGGTTCTGATAACAACAGCGCCACCACCAGCTACACGCGCAAAGACGGCAAGGTTTATCTGAACGGCCAGAAGACATTTATTACTGGCGCAAAAGAGTACCCGTATATGCTGGTGCTGGCGCGCGATCCGGAACCGAAAGATCCGAAGAAGGCCTTTACCCTCTGGTGGGTGGAGTCCAACAAGCCGGGGATCAAAATCAACCCGTTGCACAAAATCGGCTGGCACATGCTCAGCACGTGTGAAGTCTATCTCGACAACGTCGAGGTGGATGAAAGCGACATGGTGGGCGAGGAAGGCATGGGCTTTCTCAACGTGATGTACAACTTTGAGATGGAACGCCTGATCAACGCCGCGCGCAGTACCGGTTTTGCCGAATGCGCCTTTGAGGATGCCGCGCGCTATGCCAACCAGCGCATCGCGTTTGGTAAACCGATTGGACATAACCAGATGATCCAGGAAAAACTGGCGCTGATGGCAATCAAAGTCGACAATATGCGCAATATGGTGCTGAAGGTTGCATGGCAGGCCGATCAGGAACAGTCGCTGCGTACCAGTGCCGCCCTGGCGAAACTGTACTGCGCCCGTACAGCGATGGAAGTGATTGACGATGCGATCCAGATTATGGGCGGGCTGGGTTATACCGACGAAGCGCGCGTCTCCCGATTCTGGCGCGATGTACGTTGCGAACGTATTGGCGGCGGAACGGATGAGATCATGATTTATGTCGCAGGTCGGCAGATCCTGAAGGATTATCAGAACAAGTAAACGCCTGGCCGGATACGGTGCACGCACCGCTATCCGGCAATTCGTCGGCTTATGGAGAATGGAATAAAAACTCAGGCGTCAGACAACAAGCAGGCCTGCTCTGCCAGACTGTTTTTAAACTGTTTGCGATAATCGCCTGGCGAGCAGCCGACGTGACGCAGAAACAGCTTCGCGAAGTGGTCGACATTCTCGTATCCGACGCGCCAGGAAATTTCGGCCTGCGAATAATCGGTATTGGTCAGCGCAAATTTCGCTTCAGTCATTCGCCGCTGAATCACATAATTGATCGGTGAAATATGGTACTCACGGGTAAATTCGTGGCAAATATAGCTGACGCTGGCACGAAATTTCTTTGATAACTGCTCAAGCGTAATTTTCTCCCGATAGTTATTATTGAGATAGACCAAAATATCTTTAATCAGAACATCTTTTTTAATATGCCCCTGTTCTGAACGATAAGCATTTTTAAAGTTTTCGTGAAAGAGTACCGTCAACGCATAGGCAAATGCATCGCAGACGGATGACGTCAGTCCATTTTTACTTTGCGGCAACATCACGCTGAGTTCATTAAAAATACTCTTTATCACCTCTTTACCCTGACCGACGGCAACCACCGGAGTGGAATGCGATTGCAGCAATTGATTTTCTTCCCACCCCTGAAAGCGAAAGCCGTACAGTGCGCAGGTGTAGGTAGTGGCTGGCGCGTTTACATCCGATGTCACGGCATGCAGTCGTCCCCGCTCCACCACGACGATATCATCTTCGTGAGCCACATAAAGTGAAGAGTCGATAATTAATCTGACCATGCCTTTTTTAACGTAAATCAGCTCTGTCTCATTATCATGAACGTGATGACCGGACTCCCAACGAGGATCATCACTAATAACGAATCGGGAAAATCGCGGGGTCTTACCCTGGTCAAAAAGGCTTTCCATTGCATTATCAAAGCAGCGTTGATACATGACAACCTCCACAAGCAGATAGTAATCCTGAACAATATAATAGGGATAAAATAAAGCGAGTACGGCGGTTATACAACTGTATTTAGTGGGAGCAAAACAAGATTATTTCCCTCACCTGCAAGATAATATGTCTGATTTTCTCAAATGATTTTCTGCCCATTTCTTTTGCATGAGCGATCCCACTTTTTTTGCAA
The DNA window shown above is from Citrobacter farmeri and carries:
- a CDS encoding MFS transporter, producing the protein MSQNKAFSTPFFLAVICIYLSYFLHGISVITLAQNMTSLAAKFSTDSAGIAYLISGIGLGRLVSILFFGVLSDKFGRRAIILLGAALYILFFFGIPASPNLMVAFVLAVCVGVANSALDTGGYPALMECFPKASGSAVILVKAMVSFGQMLYPMLVGYMLLNNIWYGYGVIIPGVLFVLITLMLLRSKFPGQLVDASVAKELPQMNSKPLVWLEGVASVMFGVAAFSTFYVIVVWMPKYAMAFAGMEEADALKTITYYSLGSLVCVFIFAALLKKMVRPIWANVFNAGLATVTAAVIYLWPSPLVCNAGAFVIGFSAAGGILQLGVSVMSEFFPKSKAKVTSVYMMMGGLANFVIPLITGYLSTIGLQYIILLDFVFALLAFITAIIVFIRYYRVFNIPQNDIRLGERYFSTKS
- the ydiB gene encoding quinate/shikimate dehydrogenase, whose amino-acid sequence is MDVTAKYELIGLMAYPIRHSLSPEMQNKALEKAGLPFTYMAFEVDNSTFAGAIEGLKALKMRGTGVSMPNKQLACEFVDELTPAAKLVGAINTIVNDDGYLRGYNTDGTGHIRAIKESGFDIRGKTMVLLGAGGASTAIGAQAAIEGIKEIKLFNRNDEFFQKALDFARRVNENTDCVVTVTDLADQQAFADALATADILTNGTKVGMKPLENESIVSDASLLRPELLVTECVYNPHMTKLLQQAQQAGCKTIDGYGMLLWQGAEQFKLWTGKDFPLEYVKQVMGFAA
- the aroD gene encoding type I 3-dehydroquinate dehydratase — protein: MKTVTVKNLVIGEGAPKIIVSLMGKDIASVRSEAQAYRDADFDILEWRVDHFTDVASADAVLEAIRAIRAEMPVTPLLFTFRSANEGGEQAISTEAYIALNRAAVDSGLVDMIDLELFTGDELVKATVDYAHSKNVNVIMSNHDFHKTPAEEEIVSRLRKMQELGADIPKIALMPQSRSDVLTLLSATLKMQEQYADRPVITMSMSKTGVISRLAGEVFGSAATFGAVKKASAPGQISVSDLRTVLTILHQA
- a CDS encoding acyl CoA:acetate/3-ketoacid CoA transferase, giving the protein MKPERPPRVNGRVPVLSAQDAVNYIKDEDVLCILGAGGGILEATTLITALADKYKQTQTPRNLSIISPTGLGDRADRGISPLAQEGLVKWALCGHWGQSPRISDLAEQNKIAAYNYPQGVLTQALRASAAHQPGILSDIGIGTFVDPRQQGGKLNEVTKEDLIKLVEIDNKEYLYYKAIAPTVAFIRATTCDSEGYASFEDEVMYLDALVLAQAVHNHGGIVMMQVQKMVKKATLHPKSVRIPGYLVDIVVVDPDQTQLYGGAPVNRFISGDFTLDDSTQLSLPLNQRKLVARRALYEMRKGAVGNVGVGIADGIGLVAREEGCADDFVLTVETGPVGGITSQGVAFGANVNTRAILDMTSQFDFYHGGGLDVCYLSFAEVDRHGNVGVHKFNGKIMGTGGFIDISATSKKIVFCGTLTAGSLKTEVADGKLTIVQEGRVNKFISELPEITFSGKIALERGLDVRYITERAVFTLKEDGLHLIEIAPGVDLERDILAKMDFAPVISPDLKLMDERLFIDATMGFELPEAAN
- a CDS encoding acyl-CoA dehydrogenase, with protein sequence MDFSLTEEQELLLASIRELITSNFPEEYFRTCDQTATYPREFMRALADNGISMLGVPEEFGGIPADYVTQMLALMEVSKCGAPAFLITNGQCIHSMRRFGSPEQLRKTAESTLETGDPAYALALTEPGAGSDNNSATTSYTRKDGKVYLNGQKTFITGAKEYPYMLVLARDPEPKDPKKAFTLWWVESNKPGIKINPLHKIGWHMLSTCEVYLDNVEVDESDMVGEEGMGFLNVMYNFEMERLINAARSTGFAECAFEDAARYANQRIAFGKPIGHNQMIQEKLALMAIKVDNMRNMVLKVAWQADQEQSLRTSAALAKLYCARTAMEVIDDAIQIMGGLGYTDEARVSRFWRDVRCERIGGGTDEIMIYVAGRQILKDYQNK
- a CDS encoding AraC family transcriptional regulator codes for the protein MYQRCFDNAMESLFDQGKTPRFSRFVISDDPRWESGHHVHDNETELIYVKKGMVRLIIDSSLYVAHEDDIVVVERGRLHAVTSDVNAPATTYTCALYGFRFQGWEENQLLQSHSTPVVAVGQGKEVIKSIFNELSVMLPQSKNGLTSSVCDAFAYALTVLFHENFKNAYRSEQGHIKKDVLIKDILVYLNNNYREKITLEQLSKKFRASVSYICHEFTREYHISPINYVIQRRMTEAKFALTNTDYSQAEISWRVGYENVDHFAKLFLRHVGCSPGDYRKQFKNSLAEQACLLSDA